Proteins from a genomic interval of Nitrospinota bacterium:
- the gyrB gene encoding DNA topoisomerase (ATP-hydrolyzing) subunit B, producing METVNNKYGAEQIKILEGLEAVRKRPAMYIGDVSERGLHHLVYEVVDNAIDEAMGGHCKNINVVIHSDESISVEDDGRGIPVEIHPDRGVSTAEVVLTVLHAGGKFEGDGYKISGGLHGVGVSVVNALAAFLELEIRRDGAVWTQRYEKGDPKAPLKKIGEATGHGTKVRFKPDETIFEKTIFNFDYLSLRLRELAFLNSGIRIKIVDERTDKEHEFYYEGGIVSFVKYINRTKTTIFPDPIYMKREKGTTTIEFSMIYNDGYKEDVFSYVNNINTPEGGTHLTGFRAALTRSINQYATASKLLKKDQTITGDDVREGLCAVISVKMMNPQFEGQTKSKLGNSEIKGITESVVKETLDTFFEENPQTAKMIIQKSMIASDAREAAKRARDLTRRKGVLEFSSLPGKLADCQEKDPKLCELYIVEGDSAGGSAKQGRERRYQAILPLKGKILNVEKARFDKMLASQEIRTLITAIGGGAGAEDFDINKIRYHKIILMTDADVDGSHIRTLLLTFFYRHMEDVIKRGYLFIAQPPLFKIAKGKSERYIKDEKELNTHLLKEATASLSVTLAGGKKLAGDELLSKVNLMSDYLGQVDRLVGKGHPEELLRALHRAGVNNKEFFTKQENLDKVMRGCEGTSPKNRIVPHVEHGGFAFDWFNPKTGVHSLINWDVITTAEYQKGLELKNKIKDALTPPFTIEEKGKEPQECTDIRALVDRILAAARDGMYVQRYKGLGEMNPEQLWETTMDPAKRTLLQVQVEDAVEANDIFSLLMGELVEPRRDFIYRHALEVRNLDV from the coding sequence ATGGAAACAGTAAATAACAAATACGGCGCCGAACAGATAAAGATTCTGGAAGGCCTGGAAGCGGTACGTAAACGTCCCGCCATGTATATCGGCGATGTAAGCGAAAGGGGCCTGCACCACCTCGTATACGAAGTTGTCGATAACGCCATCGATGAAGCGATGGGGGGACATTGCAAAAACATCAATGTCGTCATCCATTCCGACGAATCGATTTCCGTGGAAGACGATGGCCGCGGCATCCCGGTTGAAATACATCCCGACCGGGGGGTATCGACCGCCGAAGTGGTGTTGACCGTATTGCACGCCGGAGGCAAGTTCGAAGGCGACGGCTACAAAATATCCGGCGGCCTGCATGGCGTCGGCGTTTCCGTGGTGAACGCGCTTGCCGCGTTTTTGGAATTGGAGATACGCCGCGACGGAGCCGTATGGACCCAACGGTACGAAAAAGGCGATCCAAAGGCTCCCCTGAAAAAAATCGGCGAGGCCACCGGCCACGGCACGAAAGTCCGCTTCAAGCCGGATGAAACCATTTTCGAAAAAACGATATTCAACTTTGATTATCTCTCGCTCCGGCTGCGTGAGCTGGCCTTCCTCAACAGCGGCATCCGCATCAAGATCGTCGACGAGCGTACCGACAAGGAACACGAGTTTTATTACGAGGGGGGAATCGTCTCCTTCGTGAAATACATCAACCGCACGAAAACCACCATATTCCCCGACCCGATTTACATGAAGCGGGAAAAGGGCACCACCACCATCGAATTTTCCATGATTTATAACGATGGCTACAAAGAAGACGTTTTTTCCTACGTGAACAACATCAATACGCCGGAGGGGGGGACGCACCTCACCGGTTTCCGCGCGGCGCTCACCCGCAGCATCAACCAATACGCCACCGCCAGCAAGCTGCTGAAAAAGGACCAGACCATCACCGGCGACGACGTGCGCGAAGGGCTTTGCGCCGTCATAAGCGTGAAGATGATGAATCCGCAGTTCGAGGGGCAAACCAAGTCGAAGCTGGGCAACAGCGAGATCAAGGGGATCACCGAATCGGTGGTGAAAGAAACCCTCGACACGTTTTTCGAGGAAAACCCGCAGACCGCCAAGATGATCATCCAAAAATCGATGATCGCCTCCGACGCGCGCGAAGCGGCCAAGCGGGCGCGCGACCTCACCCGCCGCAAGGGGGTGCTGGAATTTTCATCCCTTCCCGGCAAACTGGCCGACTGCCAGGAAAAAGACCCGAAACTGTGCGAACTCTACATCGTGGAAGGGGATTCCGCCGGCGGTTCCGCCAAGCAGGGGCGCGAGCGCCGCTACCAGGCGATTCTGCCGTTGAAGGGCAAAATCCTCAACGTCGAAAAGGCGCGCTTCGACAAGATGCTGGCATCGCAGGAAATCCGCACGCTCATCACGGCCATCGGCGGTGGCGCGGGCGCGGAGGATTTCGACATCAACAAAATCCGCTATCACAAGATCATCCTGATGACCGACGCCGATGTGGACGGCAGCCACATCCGGACGCTGCTGCTCACTTTCTTTTACCGCCACATGGAAGATGTCATCAAGCGCGGCTACCTCTTCATCGCGCAGCCCCCGCTTTTCAAGATCGCCAAGGGGAAGAGCGAGCGGTACATCAAGGACGAAAAGGAGCTCAACACCCATCTGCTGAAAGAGGCGACCGCCTCCCTCTCGGTGACGTTGGCCGGCGGCAAAAAACTGGCGGGCGACGAATTGCTAAGCAAGGTGAACCTGATGTCCGATTACCTGGGGCAGGTGGACCGGCTGGTCGGCAAGGGGCATCCTGAAGAGTTGTTGCGCGCATTGCACCGCGCCGGGGTGAACAACAAGGAGTTTTTCACCAAACAGGAAAACCTGGATAAGGTGATGCGCGGCTGCGAAGGAACCAGCCCGAAAAACCGCATTGTGCCGCACGTCGAGCACGGCGGCTTTGCCTTCGATTGGTTCAATCCCAAAACCGGCGTTCACAGCCTCATCAACTGGGATGTGATCACCACCGCCGAATACCAGAAGGGGCTGGAACTGAAAAATAAAATCAAGGATGCGCTCACCCCCCCGTTCACCATCGAGGAGAAAGGGAAAGAGCCGCAGGAATGCACCGATATCCGCGCGCTGGTCGACCGGATTCTGGCCGCCGCGCGCGATGGAATGTACGTCCAGCGCTATAAGGGGCTGGGTGAAATGAATCCCGAACAGCTCTGGGAGACCACGATGGATCCCGCCAAGCGCACCCTGCTGCAGGTGCAGGTGGAAGACGCCGTGGAGGCGAACGACATCTTCAGCCTGCTGATGGGGGAATTGGTGGAGCCGCGCCGCGACTTTATCTACCGCCACGCGCTGGAAGTCCGCAATCTCGACGTGTAA
- a CDS encoding SDR family NAD(P)-dependent oxidoreductase: MKGYVLILGAMSDIARPLAREYAAAGYNLYLADPQPALLAEDCARLKSLYGIEAKALSFDLLYFNGHEKFFHRLDPRPSIVICIGGYLGDHQLATGDMEEVSKIIQINFVGPVSILNIAADCYEKEKSGFIVGVGSVMGQRGFHRHYFYSAAKAAFSAYLSGLRNRLASSGVRVLTVKPGFVATKMTAGISFPRWLISSPEKVARDIFRAQQKGGDVLYTPAYWKFIMWIFIHLPERLFKRMKF; the protein is encoded by the coding sequence ATGAAAGGCTACGTCTTGATCCTCGGCGCGATGTCCGATATCGCCCGCCCTCTCGCGCGTGAGTACGCCGCCGCCGGTTACAATCTCTACCTTGCCGATCCGCAGCCCGCCCTCTTGGCCGAAGATTGCGCCCGCCTTAAATCCCTCTACGGCATCGAGGCGAAGGCTCTCTCCTTTGATCTTCTCTATTTCAACGGCCACGAAAAATTCTTTCACCGTCTCGATCCGCGGCCGTCGATTGTCATCTGCATCGGCGGCTACCTTGGCGATCACCAGCTTGCAACAGGCGATATGGAAGAAGTTTCCAAAATCATCCAGATCAATTTTGTCGGCCCCGTTTCCATTCTCAATATCGCCGCCGACTGCTACGAGAAAGAAAAATCCGGCTTCATCGTCGGCGTCGGTTCGGTGATGGGGCAGAGGGGTTTTCACAGGCACTACTTTTACAGCGCGGCAAAAGCGGCGTTCTCCGCGTATCTCTCCGGCCTGCGCAACCGGCTTGCATCCAGCGGCGTGCGCGTGCTCACCGTGAAGCCCGGATTCGTGGCGACCAAGATGACCGCCGGAATTTCTTTTCCCCGCTGGCTTATATCCAGCCCGGAAAAAGTGGCGCGCGATATTTTCCGCGCCCAGCAAAAGGGGGGGGACGTTTTATACACGCCCGCCTATTGGAAATTCATCATGTGGATTTTCATCCACCTCCCCGAACGCCTCTTCAAGCGGATGAAGTTTTAG